Within the Herbaspirillum sp. RTI4 genome, the region CACCGGGTAGGTCTGTTGCGCGACTTCATGCATGACCGGCATGGCAGTAAGAAGGGGAGGGCTTGTTTGACTCATCGGAGATGCATATGTTGTTGAAATTACGGATAGCGCTGACGCTTGGCACCGCCTTGCTCGGCGGACTGAGCGGATTGTGCGCCCACGCGCAGGCAAATACAACCGTCGTCACCGATCCGGCCCCCATAGCGGCTGGGCCGGTCAGGGTTGCGCTGCTGCTGCCCTTGCATTCCGGTGTGTTTGGCGCGGCGGCCGATGCGGTACGCACCGGTTTTTTAACCGCGTATGAATTCGATAAACAGCAGATCACCGTCAACATCGTCGAAACCGGCGACACGGCGCAACAAATGCTGACTGCCTACACCGCGGCCATTGCCGCCAACGATATCGTGGTTGGGCCGCTGTCGCGCAGTGGTGTGACGGCAGTGGCGCAAAGCGGTCAGGTCAGCAAGCCGACTATCGCACTGACGCAGCCCGACCTCGTCAGCGAGGTCGGAATCGTCTTGCCGCAGCAATTGCTCTTGCTGGGTCTGTCCGTCGAGGATGAGGCGCGGCAAGTGGCGCAATGGGTGGAGCGGGAGAAAACACCGGGCAAGATATTTACCTTGTCCACGTCTTTGTCCTGGCAGCGGCGTGCGGCCAAGGCGTTCTCGCAACAGGCGCAGCGAATGGGCATGCAAGTGGAATCGCTGGAAGTAACCAGCGCGGGCAATGCTCTCAATGCAGGCGGGCTGGCGCAATTGCAGCAACGCTTGCAGGCGGAAAAGCCAGCCCTGATTTTTGCCGCGCTCGATGCGGCACAGGCCAAGCAACTGCGCAATGCGATCGGCGGCGAGATACCGGTGTATGGCACGTCACAGCTCAATCCGCTGACTCTGGCGGATCAGGCGACCGCCGTCGCGGCACCAAAGGCAGACGAGATCTCGGGGGTGGCTGCGATTGCCGACAATCCCGTGAGTGAAAAACTTGCCGATCTCAATGGCGTCCGCTTTGTCGACATTCCCTGGCAATTGCAGCGCGATTCGGTGGCGGTCACCACGTATCCGCGCCGTATTGTCAGCGCCGGCGAAAAGCACGACGCCGATCTCGAACGCTTATATGCGCTTGGCATCGATGCTTACCGCGTGGCGCGCCAATTGGCGGGTCGCCGTTACGTATTTGACCTCGATGGTGCTACCGGCAAACTGAGCATCGACATGCAGCATGGTGCGACCAGCATGCAGCGCATTGAAACTCCGGGGGTGTATCAGGACGGCTTGCCGGTGCCGCTGGCGGATCAGCGTTAAACGGCGTGGCACTACCTGCTTCTCGACCATCAGGGCAGACCGACCGCCAAGTGACCGGTGCTGCCGCCGAGCAGTCTGCGCTGGATTATCTGGCGCAGCAGCACCTGCGCTTAGTGATGCGTAATTTTCGTTGCAAGGGCGGCGAAATTGACCTTGTCATGCAAGACGGCGAGGTGCTGGTCTTTGTGGAAGTACGCTGGCGCGCCAGCGCGCAATTTGGCGGGGCGGCCGCCAGCGTAACCCGCAGCAAGCAAAACCGGCTTATCATTGCAGCGCACACATTCCTCGCGCGCTACCGCGCACCGCCGCCGTGTCGCTTCGATGTGGTGGCCTTCGAAAGCGGCCGGATGGTCTGGTTAAAAAACGCCATCGAAGCCGGCTGATGTCCATGTGGACGATGGTTTTACCTCTTTTCTTCTTATCTCTATCCCTATGACAAATCAACGAATCATTGCCCACTTCCAGGAAAGTGCAGAGCTGAAAATACAATCCGCTGCGGTCCTGGCACAACCGATCGCCCAGGCGATTGACGTGATGTTCGTCGCCTTGTCGAACGGTAATAAGATTCTTGCCTGTGGCAATGGCGGCTCGGCCGCCGACTGTCAGCATTTCGCCGCTGAACTGGTGGGACGCTTCGAGCGCGAACGTCTGCCGCTGCCGGCAATGGCGCTGACGACCGATACCTCCATCCTGACGGCCGTTGGCAACGACTACAGTTATCTGGAAATTTTTTCCAAGCAAGTACAAGCTTTTGGTCAGGCCGGCGATGTATTGCTGGCGTTTTCAACTTCGGGCAATTCGGCCAATGTGCTGGCCGCTATCGACGTGGCGCTGGAGCGCGACATGCGCGTCGTGGCGTTGACCGGCAAGGGCGGCGGCGCAATCGGCAAACGGATTACCGAGGCGGATGTCCATATCTGCGTACCACACGACCGTACAGCGCGCATCCAGGAAGTGCATCTGGTGACGCTGCACTGCATCTGCGACGGCATTGACGTCGCTCTATTTGGAGGTGATTTGAATGATTGAAGTAACTACTGCAACAAACGCAATGAAGGTGAATGTACCGACGGCATCGCGCGTTAATCGCTTGAAACGGCCACTGGCTACCTTGGCCATCTGCGGCATGCTGGGA harbors:
- a CDS encoding phosphoheptose isomerase; translation: MTNQRIIAHFQESAELKIQSAAVLAQPIAQAIDVMFVALSNGNKILACGNGGSAADCQHFAAELVGRFERERLPLPAMALTTDTSILTAVGNDYSYLEIFSKQVQAFGQAGDVLLAFSTSGNSANVLAAIDVALERDMRVVALTGKGGGAIGKRITEADVHICVPHDRTARIQEVHLVTLHCICDGIDVALFGGDLND
- a CDS encoding YraN family protein — protein: MALPASRPSGQTDRQVTGAAAEQSALDYLAQQHLRLVMRNFRCKGGEIDLVMQDGEVLVFVEVRWRASAQFGGAAASVTRSKQNRLIIAAHTFLARYRAPPPCRFDVVAFESGRMVWLKNAIEAG
- a CDS encoding penicillin-binding protein activator; translated protein: MLLKLRIALTLGTALLGGLSGLCAHAQANTTVVTDPAPIAAGPVRVALLLPLHSGVFGAAADAVRTGFLTAYEFDKQQITVNIVETGDTAQQMLTAYTAAIAANDIVVGPLSRSGVTAVAQSGQVSKPTIALTQPDLVSEVGIVLPQQLLLLGLSVEDEARQVAQWVEREKTPGKIFTLSTSLSWQRRAAKAFSQQAQRMGMQVESLEVTSAGNALNAGGLAQLQQRLQAEKPALIFAALDAAQAKQLRNAIGGEIPVYGTSQLNPLTLADQATAVAAPKADEISGVAAIADNPVSEKLADLNGVRFVDIPWQLQRDSVAVTTYPRRIVSAGEKHDADLERLYALGIDAYRVARQLAGRRYVFDLDGATGKLSIDMQHGATSMQRIETPGVYQDGLPVPLADQR